A single Leptospira barantonii DNA region contains:
- a CDS encoding SDR family oxidoreductase, with translation MNEGFYKDKVVWITGASSGIGEELVKEAAKRGAKIVLSARRIKELERVKKECGLTKTNSLILPLDLEDYKKLKNVPKKVTDQFQRIDVLINNGGISQRSYTYETSLDTYEKLMDVNYFGNIALSLAVLPILRKQNGGTIASISSVAGLFGVPLRSGYSATKAALTGFYESLRAENIKENVKVSLIYPGFIRTQISNNALKGDGSKQGKMDEVIEKGIAPDECARRILDGIAEEKHKIVIAGSRERLGIFMYKFFPGIFAKMIAKAKVH, from the coding sequence ATGAACGAAGGATTTTATAAAGACAAAGTGGTGTGGATCACGGGCGCTTCTTCCGGAATCGGAGAGGAACTCGTAAAGGAAGCGGCAAAAAGAGGAGCAAAGATCGTCCTTTCCGCGAGAAGAATCAAGGAATTGGAACGAGTCAAAAAAGAATGCGGACTCACGAAGACGAACAGTTTGATTCTTCCCTTAGATTTAGAAGATTATAAAAAACTAAAGAACGTTCCGAAAAAAGTAACCGATCAGTTTCAACGCATCGACGTTCTGATCAACAACGGAGGAATCAGTCAGCGTTCTTATACGTACGAAACTTCGTTGGATACGTATGAAAAACTCATGGACGTGAACTACTTCGGAAACATCGCGCTTTCACTCGCAGTTCTTCCGATTCTCCGCAAACAAAACGGTGGAACGATCGCATCGATTTCAAGCGTCGCAGGTTTGTTCGGAGTTCCTCTTCGAAGCGGATACAGCGCGACCAAGGCCGCTCTCACCGGATTTTACGAATCCTTACGCGCCGAAAATATAAAGGAGAACGTAAAGGTTTCCCTGATTTATCCGGGTTTTATCAGAACTCAAATTTCCAACAACGCTCTCAAAGGCGACGGAAGTAAACAGGGAAAAATGGACGAGGTGATCGAAAAGGGAATCGCGCCCGACGAATGTGCCCGCAGAATTCTGGACGGAATCGCGGAAGAAAAACATAAGATCGTCATAGCCGGAAGTCGCGAGAGACTCGGAATTTTTATGTATAAATTCTTCCCCGGAATTTTCGCGAAGATGATCGCGAAGGCGAAAGTCCATTAA